A genomic window from Peptococcus niger includes:
- the murJ gene encoding murein biosynthesis integral membrane protein MurJ, translating to MAFLKGGLKRRSLGQITGFLILMSAASRVLGYVREIVLTTVFGQGPMTDAYKAAFLIPDVLYLILIGGAFSTAFIPVLSGYFTKGQEKDAWEVASTILNFVLISVTVGIGLLYFAAPWFVVHYISPGYAPETQALTIYLTRIMLIQSFFMCLSGIAQGICHVHQQFTAPAVGPLLYNIAIIVIGLKLMARFGITAFAIGVVVGSFLNFAVHIPYLAKLGFRYYPVLHLRHPGVKEFFRLALPVILGLSVIYLNTFVTQYLGSWLAPGTVTLLNNANRLMQLPIGVFAIAIATAYFPRLAESVSAGEIQAFKKQLTAGINQIFFLLVPASVGLWAVSEPLIRALYLQGRFTEENVVVTAQALALYALGIVGYSQQQMLNRGFYAVRDTRSAVLMNVVVIGVNIALSFALVGPMNFRGLALAYSVAGLLAMVLLFFVLRYKIGPFGGRHIAASLAKVLVASAVMLVAVRLTLMGLDGMAVEMKSAQLVELLLAIGVGIATFTGMALILRIDEMEEAVGMFRRKLHL from the coding sequence ATGGCTTTTTTGAAAGGCGGGCTGAAACGCCGTTCTTTGGGACAAATTACTGGGTTTTTAATTTTAATGAGTGCGGCCTCTCGGGTTTTAGGCTATGTGCGTGAAATCGTCTTAACGACCGTATTTGGGCAAGGGCCGATGACCGATGCCTACAAGGCGGCCTTTCTGATTCCAGATGTCCTCTATTTGATTTTAATTGGCGGTGCCTTCAGCACGGCCTTTATCCCGGTTTTGTCCGGCTATTTTACCAAGGGGCAGGAAAAAGACGCCTGGGAAGTGGCCTCAACTATTTTAAATTTTGTGCTCATCTCCGTGACGGTGGGCATTGGGCTCTTGTATTTTGCGGCGCCCTGGTTTGTGGTGCATTACATCAGCCCCGGCTATGCGCCGGAGACCCAGGCGCTGACCATTTATCTGACGCGGATTATGCTGATCCAGAGCTTTTTCATGTGCTTATCGGGGATTGCCCAAGGCATCTGCCACGTCCACCAGCAATTTACCGCGCCGGCGGTTGGCCCGCTCTTGTACAATATTGCGATTATTGTCATCGGCCTCAAGCTGATGGCCCGCTTCGGCATTACGGCCTTCGCCATTGGCGTTGTGGTTGGGAGCTTTTTGAATTTTGCTGTCCACATTCCCTATTTGGCCAAGCTGGGCTTTCGCTATTACCCGGTCCTGCACTTGCGCCATCCCGGTGTGAAGGAGTTCTTCCGCCTGGCCCTGCCCGTCATCTTGGGCTTGTCGGTCATCTACCTGAATACCTTTGTGACCCAATACCTGGGCAGTTGGCTGGCACCGGGAACGGTGACCCTGCTCAACAACGCCAACCGCCTCATGCAATTGCCCATCGGCGTTTTCGCCATCGCGATTGCAACGGCTTATTTCCCCCGCTTGGCCGAATCGGTGTCGGCGGGAGAGATCCAAGCCTTTAAAAAACAGTTAACCGCCGGCATCAATCAGATTTTTTTCCTGCTGGTTCCGGCGTCTGTGGGGCTTTGGGCGGTGAGCGAGCCGCTTATTCGGGCCCTGTATTTGCAAGGCCGTTTTACGGAAGAAAACGTTGTCGTGACGGCGCAAGCCCTGGCCCTTTATGCCCTGGGCATCGTCGGCTACAGCCAACAGCAAATGCTGAACCGCGGTTTCTATGCAGTGCGCGATACCCGGTCGGCAGTCCTGATGAACGTGGTGGTCATCGGGGTTAACATCGCCCTGTCCTTTGCCCTGGTCGGGCCGATGAACTTTCGCGGTTTGGCCTTGGCCTATTCGGTGGCCGGCCTTTTGGCCATGGTCCTCCTGTTTTTTGTCCTCAGGTATAAAATCGGGCCCTTTGGCGGACGCCATATTGCCGCCAGCTTGGCAAAGGTGCTGGTGGCCAGCGCCGTGATGTTGGTGGCTGTCCGTTTGACCCTGATGGGCCTGGACGGCATGGCAGTGGAGATGAAAAGCGCCCAACTGGTCGAGCTGCTTTTGGCCATTGGCGTGGGCATTGCGACCTTTACCGGCATGGCGCTTATTCTGCGCATTGATGAAATGGAAGAGGCGGTCGGCATGTTTCGCCGGAAATTACACCTTTAA
- the lepA gene encoding translation elongation factor 4 translates to MQKKIRNFCIIAHIDHGKSTLADRLLEATGTVSEREMQAQLLDNMELERERGITIKLQTVRLNYTAKDGQEYVLNLIDTPGHVDFTYEVSRSLAACEGALLVVDAAQGIEAQTLANVYLAIEHDLEIIPVINKIDLPSADPEAVKEEIEEVIGLDAEDAILCSAKTGEGIQDILEAVVARIPAPEGDREAPVRALIFDSFYDAYRGAIAYVCVKEGTLHDHDRIFMMAGQKSFDVTELGVHVPGEKKVRALAAGEVGYVAASMKEVADTRVGDTITTTDRPAEAALPGYQKATPMVYCGLYPVDNEQYPELKDALIKLSLNDAALEYEPETSQALGFGFRCGFLGMLHMEIIQERLEREYNLDLITTAPSVIYHVYLTDGSMVQVDNPALMPTPQKIDHIEEPFARVQVMVPSDYVGPVMELGQERRGRFKDMQFTGKTRATVIYDMPLGEIVFDFFDQLKTRTRGYASLEYELGDYEASHLVKLDVLVNGEVVDALSCIVHRDKAYHRGRALAAKLKELLPRQQFEVPIQAAIGNKVIARETVKALRKNVLDKCYGGDISRKRKLLEKQKEGKKRMKQVGNVEIPQEAFMAVLSLNDTD, encoded by the coding sequence ATGCAAAAAAAGATACGTAACTTTTGCATAATCGCTCATATTGACCACGGCAAGTCTACCCTTGCGGATCGCTTATTGGAAGCCACGGGAACGGTCAGTGAGCGAGAAATGCAAGCTCAGTTATTGGATAATATGGAGCTGGAACGTGAACGCGGGATTACCATTAAATTACAAACGGTTCGCCTGAATTACACAGCCAAGGATGGCCAGGAATACGTCCTGAACCTCATCGATACCCCGGGGCATGTGGACTTTACCTATGAAGTCTCCCGGTCCCTGGCGGCCTGCGAAGGGGCCCTTCTCGTTGTTGATGCGGCCCAGGGCATAGAAGCCCAAACCCTGGCCAATGTCTACTTGGCGATAGAGCATGACCTGGAGATTATCCCGGTCATCAATAAAATTGACCTGCCCTCTGCCGACCCTGAAGCGGTGAAAGAAGAGATTGAAGAGGTCATCGGCCTGGATGCCGAAGATGCGATCTTGTGCTCGGCCAAGACCGGTGAAGGCATCCAAGATATTCTTGAAGCCGTTGTTGCGCGCATTCCGGCACCGGAAGGTGACCGGGAAGCGCCGGTGCGGGCCTTGATTTTTGACTCCTTTTACGATGCCTACCGCGGAGCCATCGCTTATGTCTGCGTTAAAGAAGGCACCCTGCACGATCATGACCGGATCTTTATGATGGCCGGCCAGAAAAGTTTCGATGTTACAGAGCTGGGCGTCCACGTGCCCGGTGAAAAAAAGGTGCGCGCCCTGGCCGCCGGCGAAGTGGGATACGTCGCCGCCAGCATGAAAGAAGTGGCGGATACCCGGGTTGGTGATACCATCACCACCACCGACAGGCCTGCTGAAGCCGCCTTGCCCGGTTATCAAAAGGCCACCCCCATGGTCTACTGTGGCCTCTATCCGGTGGACAACGAACAATACCCGGAGCTCAAAGACGCCCTGATTAAACTTTCCCTGAATGACGCCGCCCTTGAGTACGAACCGGAAACCTCCCAAGCCTTGGGCTTTGGTTTCCGTTGCGGATTTTTAGGCATGTTGCACATGGAAATCATTCAAGAACGCCTGGAGCGGGAATACAATCTGGACCTGATCACCACAGCCCCGTCGGTTATTTATCATGTCTACTTAACTGACGGCAGCATGGTCCAAGTGGACAACCCGGCCTTGATGCCGACGCCGCAAAAAATTGACCACATTGAAGAGCCCTTTGCCCGGGTTCAAGTCATGGTGCCGTCCGATTATGTAGGCCCCGTCATGGAACTGGGCCAGGAACGGCGGGGCCGCTTTAAGGACATGCAATTTACTGGCAAGACCCGCGCCACCGTGATTTACGACATGCCCCTCGGCGAAATCGTCTTCGACTTCTTTGACCAGCTGAAGACCCGCACACGCGGTTACGCCTCCTTGGAATACGAACTGGGCGACTATGAAGCCAGCCATCTGGTCAAGCTAGACGTCCTGGTCAATGGCGAAGTGGTCGATGCCCTCTCCTGCATCGTCCACCGGGATAAGGCCTACCACCGTGGCCGGGCCCTAGCCGCCAAGCTGAAGGAACTCTTGCCGCGTCAGCAATTTGAAGTGCCCATCCAGGCCGCCATCGGCAATAAAGTCATCGCGCGCGAGACGGTTAAAGCCTTGCGGAAAAACGTCCTGGACAAGTGCTACGGCGGTGACATCAGCCGTAAGCGTAAACTTTTGGAAAAGCAAAAAGAAGGGAAGAAGCGCATGAAGCAAGTGGGCAACGTTGAAATTCCCCAAGAAGCCTTCATGGCCGTCCTCTCCCTAAACGATACAGACTAA
- a CDS encoding amidohydrolase family protein, with translation MSIIDAHAHVGQFGGWASVANGPSDLVKTMDAYDIRQAIICPTGFDTNDEAAAAAAKYPDRFIPLAWVHPMNGGAEAAHHYIEKRGFKGIKLHPLFNAYSADDPAVDPVMEEARRLDVPVFIHSGHVPFATPWQIALLAERHPDVRVVMIHMGHGHGIYVQAAIDMACRYDNIWLEMSGMPMPSKIKEAYDRVGSDRLFFGTDLPFHAPQVEIDKVRYSGLSEAAQEDVFYNNIKKFMGL, from the coding sequence ATGTCAATAATAGATGCACACGCCCACGTCGGCCAATTCGGCGGCTGGGCAAGCGTTGCCAACGGACCGTCAGACCTGGTGAAAACAATGGATGCGTACGATATTCGCCAAGCCATCATCTGCCCCACAGGTTTTGACACCAATGATGAAGCCGCCGCCGCAGCGGCCAAATACCCTGATCGCTTTATTCCGCTCGCCTGGGTCCATCCCATGAACGGCGGTGCAGAAGCAGCCCATCATTATATTGAAAAACGCGGCTTTAAAGGCATTAAGCTGCACCCGCTCTTCAACGCCTATTCTGCCGATGACCCGGCCGTCGATCCTGTGATGGAAGAAGCCCGCCGCCTGGACGTTCCCGTCTTTATCCATTCCGGCCACGTCCCCTTTGCCACCCCCTGGCAAATCGCCCTCTTGGCTGAACGGCACCCGGACGTGCGGGTTGTCATGATCCACATGGGTCACGGCCACGGCATTTACGTCCAGGCCGCCATCGATATGGCCTGCCGCTATGACAACATTTGGCTGGAAATGAGCGGTATGCCCATGCCCAGCAAAATCAAAGAAGCCTACGACCGTGTCGGCAGCGACCGCCTCTTCTTCGGCACTGACCTGCCCTTCCACGCGCCCCAGGTGGAAATTGACAAAGTCCGCTACAGCGGCCTATCTGAAGCTGCCCAAGAAGACGTCTTCTACAACAACATTAAAAAATTCATGGGTCTGTAA
- a CDS encoding ketopantoate reductase family protein — MAIEKVGIIGMGAMGMLLASQMVGRLQPEALDVIVDRSRLDAYREATFTVNDTPLSLHFVTEPAEGEKLDLAIFAVKYRALPKAIEQMRPFIDAHTTVISILNGIVSEDDLAKAFGDASVLYCVAQSMDATRTGHDMHYTRAGQLVFGVRTEGQEERLQEVADFFRRMEMAIELPEDARRQLWNKFMFNVGLNQVVSVYGSGYGVIQKRGEARTQMIQAMREVLPLAEAEGVHLTEDDIQNWMAVADGFSPEGKPSLLQDLDAGRPTEMELFSGTVCRLAEKHKVAVPVNEWLYHILEAKNKELE, encoded by the coding sequence ATGGCAATAGAAAAAGTTGGAATTATCGGGATGGGCGCTATGGGCATGTTGCTGGCATCTCAGATGGTGGGACGTCTGCAGCCTGAGGCGCTTGATGTTATTGTTGACCGGTCGCGCTTGGACGCCTATCGGGAGGCAACTTTTACAGTTAACGATACGCCTTTATCGCTTCACTTTGTTACGGAGCCGGCTGAGGGTGAAAAGCTGGATTTGGCCATTTTTGCGGTGAAATATCGGGCTTTGCCAAAAGCTATTGAGCAGATGAGGCCTTTTATTGATGCGCACACAACGGTTATTTCTATTTTGAACGGAATTGTCAGTGAGGATGACCTGGCAAAGGCTTTTGGAGATGCCTCGGTTCTCTATTGTGTGGCCCAGAGCATGGATGCGACCCGCACCGGCCATGACATGCACTACACGCGCGCCGGTCAGCTGGTCTTTGGCGTTCGGACGGAAGGACAGGAAGAGCGGCTGCAGGAGGTGGCGGATTTTTTCCGCCGCATGGAGATGGCCATTGAGTTGCCGGAAGATGCGCGCCGTCAATTGTGGAATAAGTTTATGTTCAATGTGGGCCTGAACCAGGTGGTCAGCGTCTACGGCAGCGGATATGGCGTTATCCAGAAACGGGGCGAGGCGCGGACGCAAATGATCCAGGCCATGCGGGAGGTACTTCCTCTGGCGGAGGCGGAAGGCGTTCATCTGACGGAGGACGATATCCAAAATTGGATGGCCGTTGCCGATGGCTTTTCTCCGGAAGGGAAGCCGTCTTTATTGCAGGACCTGGATGCAGGCCGGCCGACAGAGATGGAGCTTTTCAGCGGGACGGTTTGTCGGCTGGCAGAAAAGCATAAGGTTGCTGTGCCGGTGAATGAATGGCTCTACCATATTTTAGAAGCCAAGAATAAAGAGTTGGAATAG